The sequence below is a genomic window from Sorangiineae bacterium MSr12523.
GGGCCGCTCTCGCGGGAGGAGGCGCTCCTGATCGAGGGCCGTTACGACGATGCCATCGGCGAATGGCAGAAGGCCGCCGACGTCTATCGAACCTTGTTCGAGTTTTTCCCGAGCAGCGTCGAATACGGTTTGGCACTGGCACGCTCGCAGGAACGCGCGGGCAAGCTCGACGAGGCCCTCGCCACGATTGCCAAGTTGCGCGCGGTGCCGCACGCCAGCGCGCCGGACGTGGACATCGACGAGGCCGAGGCGGCCATGGCCATTTCCCTCTCGGATTTTCGGCGCGCCGAGGTGGCGCGGCTGCGCGCGGCCACCATGGCCGAGGCGCGCGGTGCATGGCGGAGCGCGGGCCAGAATCAGTACATCCTGGCCGGCATTCTGGCGGCCCAGGGAAAAATGGAGGCGGCGAAAGACCACCAGCGCGACGCCATTGCGCTGTTCGAGCGCGCCGGCGACCAAACGAGCCGCGCGGCCGCGCTCCTTGTCTCCGCGCGCGCGTACGAAGAAGAAGGCGACTTCGATCTCGCGCTGGACATGTACCGCGCGCTCGAGGAAGAACACCGGCAAGCCGGCGACATCCGCGAGGTCGCGCTGTCCGCGTACGATGCATTCCGCGTCTTGTGGAAGCAGGGCCGGCTCCACGAGGCGCTCGATGCGGTGGAGGAGTCCGTGGCCATCGGGCGCGGCATCGGCGATCCCGACTTGGGCAATCGCTTGATCGACGTCGCCGATGCGCTCCTCAATACGGGAGACCTCGCGGGGGCGGCCGCGTACGTGCAAGATGCCATGGATCTCGCGGAGCGGTTTCACAATCCGGGACTTTCCGCCCTTGCCATGGAGGTGCGCGGCGACATCCTGCGCCAACAGGGCGACGTCCCGGGTGCGATGCGCATGCAGAAAAAGGCATTCGACATCGCCCAGCGTGCGGGCCGCCGCAGCGCCATTCTCTGGCTGGAGCTCGACATGACCGAGCTGCTGCTCGACCATGGCACCCTGGAGTCGGCGGAGCGCGCGGCCTCGGCACTTCTCGCGCGGACGCCTCCGTACAAGAGCCTGCAGCTGGCCAGTGCGCAGTTGCTCCGCGCCCGCGCGTTCCTTGGCTTGGGGCACATCGATCGCGCGAAGGCCGCGCTCGATCGCTCCAAGGACGTTGCACCCGGCGGTCGCCGCGGCGACCTCGTGCTCACCCAGCGCCTCCTCGACGCGCGGCTTTTGGCCATTTCCTCACCGAGTCAGATCCAATCGGCCCTGGCCAGCGTCGAGGAAGTGATCGCACGCGCCCACGCCCGCGGCTTCTTCTCGATGGAGCTGCAGGCCCGTTTCACCGCCGGCGAACTCGAACGCCAGGCGGGCTTCGCCGAGCGAGCGCGCACCCGCATGCGCGAACTGGAGCACGACGCCCGCGCCCGCGGTTACCTGTACTGGGCCAACCTCGCGACTACCGGGGTGGGCCGCCGGGGCGGTTGAAGTCCCACGGTGTTGCGAGTACGTCGCAGTCACCGGTGAAGACCTGCATGGCGCCGTCGGCGGGGCCTTGCGTGGCCGTGCTGATCGTTCCCACGAAGGCGACCGGCGATTCCATGTAGCCGAGCGTCTGGCACATCTCGTCGCTCCACCCCCAGCCCAGCGTCTGATCGGTGTTGTTCTCGTATTCGCAGCCCACGGTCAACCCGGCCGCACCCGTGACGTCGAAGGGCGGATCGAAGGCCCGCCCATAAGCCTCGTACCCCGCACTCTGATCGACATCGAGAATGGTCTCCCCATCCCGGGTGCCGCCCAGCGTCTTCACGTAGAAGCGTTTTCCGTACCCGTGAGTATGGGGAAGAATGTAATGAATCTTCGGATTGAACGGCGTGCCATTGGCCTGGAAGTCTTTTTCCAGCGAACAATGATTGACCAATCGGGTCTTGGCCCGGGCGAGCACGTTGATGGCGCGGTCGTCGACTTGGAAGGGGACGAGCTGCACCTTCACGTCGTTGGGATTCATGTCGTAAATCTTGAGGGTCAAGCTGCCGCTGACTTCCTTCGCCGTGGCATTCAGCAAATGGATGTCGCTGATGACGCGCGAATACGGCGGAATGCGCACGGCGGCATCTTCGCGGAATTTTTGCACCTGGTGAGGGGCCTGCGTGGATTGCGCGAGCAGCACGCCGCCGAGAAGGGCGCCCTTGATTTCGTCGTAACTCCGCTCCGCGCAATCCCACGTGCCGTCCGGCCCGGCGAAATGGTCGTCGGGCACGAAGGTCCAAATCGAGTGATGCGACTCTTCGTTCTGCTCCAGTTCCACCGCGTTGACGTAAAGGGGCTCGGCGTTGTTCAACGTCCAACTCTGGCACTTGCCGCGGTATTCGGTATACGGCGGAATGGTCCATGTTTGGAATTGGTGCTGCAGCTTCGGCGTGCCCAACGTCTCGCAGGCCCCGGCTTGCGAAGCGTACGAGCCAGCGGGACACGTCTCGCACTTCGTATCCGAGTTTCCCGGGACGCAGATCATTTGCCGCGAGTAGCAGGCACTCTGTTTTGCGGCGTCGCACGTCGCGGTGGGCTGGCTCGGGCTGTCGCTGCTGCTGCAGGCCGCGGCGACCCCCACGAGGGTGATCGCGAGCGCCATGGCAAAAGCCTTGTTCAACATGGTATGTCCCTCATGCGAAGAAAATCGATTGGAAGCTGGGTGGCGCCGTCGGTGGCCAAGTCGGCCAGCGCCTCGCCGAGAACGGGAACGAACTTGTAGCCGTGACCCGAAAGCCCCGCGGCGAACACCACCTGCGGGAACGCCGGATGCGCATCGACGATGAAATGCTCGTCGGGCGTCATGGTGCACATGCAGGCCGACTGCGCGAGCGGCATGCGCGATACTCCGTGAAGGTGCTCTTCGATGAAGTCGCCAATGGCCTCGAGCTCGTCGTGTGCGAGCGCGTGATCGAGCTGCGCGGGATCGGGGACGGTGGTGCGCTTCGCCCTTCCCGCGACCTTGATTCTGCCGGGCTCGGGGCCGGGTACGCCGAAGAAGTAGCCGCGCTCGATGTCGAAGATGAAGCAAGGGGCATCGGCCTCCCACATGGGGCTCGACGCGAACCAGGCCTGGGGAATGCGCTCGACCACCAAGGGCAAACCCAGGGCGGCGAGCAATTCGGAACTCCACGCCCCGCCGGCGATGACCAGTGCATCGCCGATGTAGCGTCCCTTCGTCGTCGTCACGCAGACGCCGTCGTCCTCGGTGACGTGCCACGCCAGGGCAGGTTCCTCGAAGTGCAACTCGGCCCCGGCCTCACGGGCCAGATCGCAGTGGGCGCGCACGCTTTGCTCGACGAGAACGTAACCCGCGTCGGGCTCGTAGTTCATGCCTGCGGCGTCCGACACCAGGACCAGCCCGGTGCGACGAAACAGGGGATGGCCGACGTGCCGTTCGAGCGCCTGCCACCCTTCGAGGCTGCGGTCCAGCAAAGGCCCGTAGCCCGGATGATCGTACGAGCGGCGGAAGATGCGCGTCTCGCCGTGCGAGCTGCCGCGATCGTGCGCGACGCCAAAGCGCTCCAACCCGAGAACGCGCCGGCCTTCTCGCAGCGCCAAATGATAAGCGGCCGCTGCGCCGACACCTCCCAGGCCGAGCACGATGACGTCGAACGCTTTCATGATGTCTCGTAGCCGCTCGCCAAGGTCGCCTCGTACATGATCCATTCGGAGCGCGACGCCCCCAAATTGTCGTAAATCTTTCGCGCCGTCACGTTGTCGGGCTTGGTGAGCCAGCTCGCATTCGGGTAACCGCGCTCGCTCGCATATCGCAGCGCATGAAAGCCGAGGCCGGGGCCCACGGATCTCCCCCGTTCGCCGGGCACCGCGTACAGATCATTGAAGGTGCACGCCGTTCGGGCGGAGAGCGACGAGGGAATGAAATACAGTGTGGCGAATCCGAGGATCTCGCCGTCTTCGTCGAAGGCGGCGAAGAGGATACCCGCCGTATGGTCGTCCAAGTATCGTGAGAAGTACGCGCGATTTCGCTCGGTATCGGGGGTGCAGCCGTAGAATCGTTGGTAATCCGCAATGAGCGGCAGCACCTTTTCGAAATTGTCGTGGTTGACCGTCTCGATTTTGATGTCCTTGAGGCCCATGGTTTCTCATTCGTGTGGAGTGTGAAAGTAGCTAGCGAGGCGCTACGCCGATGACGCCGCCGCCGGCGGCAAACTGGATGGAGCTTCCCTTGGTATCCCCCATGGCCAGCGGGTATCCGAAGCGCACGATGGAGGTCTGCACCGACTTGAGCGCCGCATCGCCGCCGAACATGGCCGAAATGGCCTCTTTCTTGATGACGATGGGGTCGTAGCCCAAAAACGTGCACACGATGGCGCCGGACGTCGCCGAAGGCTCGTCGAATTTGTCCGGTGCGTTCTGATTGGCAATGATGTTCACCGCGGTGACGAGTCCGCAGCTGTCGCACGACTTCACGTGGAGTGTCGTATCCTTGCTGGGATCGTACTTGATGGTGGCCAAATCCTCTTCGACCTGCGCGCCATCGACGGCTTTGAGCTCCGCCGCCGTGTCGATGGCGCCGATATCACTGCCGCCGCCGACCTTCACGTGGATGACTTGCTTGTCCTTGGTGAGCTGCGCATCGCCCCGGTAAGGCGTATTCACCGTGAGGCCGGGCTTGCCATCCTCGAGCGGGCCATATCCGCATTGATAGAGCGACAGCCCCGAGGTGTTCATGGGAGTGCAATTGATCTCTTTGGGGGCCGGCGTGCCGTCGAGGAAGTTGGCTTGCGAATAGTCCGTGATGGTCACGGTGCCGGCATTGGAGTCGCTGCCCAGGTTTTGCCCCACACCGAAATGATCGGCGTAGCATCCAAAGAGCCCCTGGCGCCCGTCGTATTGATGCTTGAGCGATCCCAGGGCGCTGAATCCCACCACGGGCTTCAACACGCGCACGGGCGTCGGCGTACCGCCGATGCTCACCTTGGTGCTCAAGTTCACCAGGATCGCATTGCCGCCGAACTTGGTCCCGGCGTCGCTTCCCGCGTCGGTGCCCGATCCGCTGTCCTGCCCGGGATTCCCCGAATCGGCCGGACCGGGATCGCTCTTGTTGTCATCACTGCAGCCCGCCGCGCTCCACGCCATGGCCGCGGAGAGGCACGCACCCAAAATGGATACTCGCATGATGGATCCTCGTCGTTAAGGCATCGGACGATTGTACGGCTCAAGTTCGGAATTTCCTTGTGCTGGAACCGCGGCAGCGAGAACGAACCGGCGGGACCGGCGCGATGTGTGTGTTTCAGATATCTTGAATCGCCAACCGGCCTGGCGATCCTTGCGCAGCAAACGAATTAAGGCGCCGGCCTCGCCGGGATTGTTCCGCTGCCGCTGCTTGACTGCAAAAGACTCGTGGGCCTGTCACGCTCGATTCGACGTTTACGTTATTTCGGAGAAATACGAAGCCCCGCCCAGCGCGCGCGTTTTCTGTCCCGGCGGCACCCATGAGAGGTGAACCTCCCAGCGGTGCTCGGAGAGCGGTTCGGTGTAGCCGAGGTGGCCCCAGAGTTGCGCGGCGAAATCTGGAAGCATGGGGGCGGCGGCCTCCGCGAGAACTTTGGCGGCGAGCAACTCCAGGGCGGCCGCGGTTCGCCGTTCTTCCTTTCGCGTTGCCACGCGTCGCCACACCGTTTCGGCTTGCCCGAAGCGATGCGCCTCGCGTGCGAGTTCGCACAGCACGCGCGCGGCGCGCTGCGGTGAGAACGAAGTCGCCTCGTAGGCCGACGCGGCTGTGTCGCGAAGCTCGCCGAGTCGGTTGTAGAATGCACGGTGCTCGCCGGTCCAATCGCCGGTGGCCGGCACGACGCCGTCGAAATCCGCGGTGATGCGGCGGCCCAGGCTCTCGAGCCAAGGTTGCCACACCCCGAGCAATTCACGGGTGCACGTCGCCTTGAAGTCCTCGCGGGTGAAGTTCGTCGATTCCACCTCCGGCCGCGTGTACGAAAGATAAAAGCGCACCATGTCCGCGGGCACCTGGGCCGCGAGCTCGCGCGCCCAAATGGCGTGACGCCGGCTCGTGGAGAACTTGCGCCCGTCCAGATGATAAAACTCGTTCATCAGGTACGCCGACGGAAGCCGCAGGCTCGGATCGAAGGCCATGTAAATCGCCGGCAGGAGGACGGCGTAGAAAAAGCCATTGTCGAATCCGAAGCACTGAACGATGTTCCCGTCGTCGGATTTCCAGTAATCCTCCACGCTGGACAGATGGCGGGCATGGGCCAAATAGCGTGCCGCCATTTCGCACCACACGAAGATGCATTGGTCCTCGTAGCCGACCAACGGCACCTGGATGCCCCAATCCGTCACGTGGGTGACCGCAATATCGGGAAGTCCCGCCGCCATGGCCTGCTCGCAAAGCGATCGCAAGCTCGGATT
It includes:
- a CDS encoding class I tRNA ligase family protein, giving the protein MSIQRLDSSKLQSAYGIRVQSLYPWQGVVEPPFGAAWAVVAPGEETKHHAHQDAETFFIAKGRGVMRIGDEVYDVQAGDVLYQPPFQSHTLVNTGDAEELLFLTVWWEDLQLWAHERPAPNHRPRRTMVTAAPPTPNGDLHVGHISGPYLAADIHTRYLRLRGVDARYISGSDDNQSYVKTNAARLGMGPQASADLLSYDILTTLTEMGIRLDQFVRPNASPHHGKLARELFRTLKVHGHLVEKEVDSPWCEKCDLYLYEAYIGGRCPHCHAPSGGNICEECGRPNDCADLLEPRCTQCGSAPVRRPTTRLFFPLSRWEKPLREFHRKVAMNPSLRSLCEQAMAAGLPDIAVTHVTDWGIQVPLVGYEDQCIFVWCEMAARYLAHARHLSSVEDYWKSDDGNIVQCFGFDNGFFYAVLLPAIYMAFDPSLRLPSAYLMNEFYHLDGRKFSTSRRHAIWARELAAQVPADMVRFYLSYTRPEVESTNFTREDFKATCTRELLGVWQPWLESLGRRITADFDGVVPATGDWTGEHRAFYNRLGELRDTAASAYEATSFSPQRAARVLCELAREAHRFGQAETVWRRVATRKEERRTAAALELLAAKVLAEAAAPMLPDFAAQLWGHLGYTEPLSEHRWEVHLSWVPPGQKTRALGGASYFSEIT
- a CDS encoding protein kinase, translating into MTRNDEHEQRPRSMDLLEESSRLVDDDLRQARAQLRPDRRAREGNTFERDDFVAFRYRIVRLVAKGGMGEVYEAHDLELGERIALKVVRQERHEKTRVFEQLKREIFLARKVTHPNVCRIFDVGFHLVARPGGEKRIPFFTMELLQGETLAARLKRSGPLEPAAAVECVRQMIGALGAAHAVGIVHRDFKSGNVFLEDAGTGEMGEGRPLRVVVTDFGLAKLTSPSNTPEFVRTGTGRLRGTPAYMAPEQIECRPVSEATDIYALGVVMYEMLTGVRPFSGDVSLGAAVARLDQPPVPPRTLRKEIDPGLEAIILRCLSRAPADRFASVHDLGMALAALSRPRRRWTRWIGPALVVCAMVALAAGGIARRDSLRPAPVAAKGASSPARVPSEGDGRVRHSLPRLPEAAQHYNAGLTAARNLDPIAARDHFEHAIALEPGHALSHAELAEAYRKLGYGARAAAEAKTAYELAGPLSREEALLIEGRYDDAIGEWQKAADVYRTLFEFFPSSVEYGLALARSQERAGKLDEALATIAKLRAVPHASAPDVDIDEAEAAMAISLSDFRRAEVARLRAATMAEARGAWRSAGQNQYILAGILAAQGKMEAAKDHQRDAIALFERAGDQTSRAAALLVSARAYEEEGDFDLALDMYRALEEEHRQAGDIREVALSAYDAFRVLWKQGRLHEALDAVEESVAIGRGIGDPDLGNRLIDVADALLNTGDLAGAAAYVQDAMDLAERFHNPGLSALAMEVRGDILRQQGDVPGAMRMQKKAFDIAQRAGRRSAILWLELDMTELLLDHGTLESAERAASALLARTPPYKSLQLASAQLLRARAFLGLGHIDRAKAALDRSKDVAPGGRRGDLVLTQRLLDARLLAISSPSQIQSALASVEEVIARAHARGFFSMELQARFTAGELERQAGFAERARTRMRELEHDARARGYLYWANLATTGVGRRGG
- a CDS encoding FAD-dependent oxidoreductase encodes the protein MKAFDVIVLGLGGVGAAAAYHLALREGRRVLGLERFGVAHDRGSSHGETRIFRRSYDHPGYGPLLDRSLEGWQALERHVGHPLFRRTGLVLVSDAAGMNYEPDAGYVLVEQSVRAHCDLAREAGAELHFEEPALAWHVTEDDGVCVTTTKGRYIGDALVIAGGAWSSELLAALGLPLVVERIPQAWFASSPMWEADAPCFIFDIERGYFFGVPGPEPGRIKVAGRAKRTTVPDPAQLDHALAHDELEAIGDFIEEHLHGVSRMPLAQSACMCTMTPDEHFIVDAHPAFPQVVFAAGLSGHGYKFVPVLGEALADLATDGATQLPIDFLRMRDIPC
- a CDS encoding GNAT family N-acetyltransferase, with product MGLKDIKIETVNHDNFEKVLPLIADYQRFYGCTPDTERNRAYFSRYLDDHTAGILFAAFDEDGEILGFATLYFIPSSLSARTACTFNDLYAVPGERGRSVGPGLGFHALRYASERGYPNASWLTKPDNVTARKIYDNLGASRSEWIMYEATLASGYETS